One Capsicum annuum cultivar UCD-10X-F1 chromosome 2, UCD10Xv1.1, whole genome shotgun sequence genomic window carries:
- the LOC107861080 gene encoding lectin has protein sequence MNCPILPKRAKPENSSSNIDRLPRKLEEILQYPEPNVEILLDGQIKYWIDKRTRAKCFFLYNKNIHVLWSEESSKWSRPQYREHTSDEPIQVYEMETVLSLAVGGNFDATKLSRGVEYKVSLVVLLKKFLSGWEFPLQTILVKPDGTNENRSIEDLMEKTKREWIKIQLGTFMIPPEMESIKNLEFYVHERKGRKLKMGLVIKGVEISV, from the exons ATGAATTGTCCAATACTTCCCAAAAGAGCAAAACCAGAGAACAGCAGTAGCAACATTGATCGTCTACCACGAAAATTGGAAGAGATCTTACAATATCCTGAGCCTAATGTGGAAATACTTTTGGATGGACAAATCAAG TACTGGATTGATAAAAGGACAAGGGCAAAATGCTTCTTCTTGTATAACAAAAATATACATGTCCTGTGGTCAGAAGAAAGCAGTAAGTGGAGTCGACCCCAATATAGGGAGCACACAAG TGACGAACCCATTCAAGTTTACGAAATGGAAACGGTTCTATCTCTAGCTGTTGGTGGAAATTTTGATGCAACAAAACTTTCAAGGGGAGTAGAGTACAAGGTTTCACTTGTGGTGCTACTGAAGAAATTTCTTTCAGGATGGGAATTTCCACTGCAAACTATACTTGTTAAGCCTGATGGTACCAATGAAAATCGAAGTATTGAAGATCTtatggaaaaaacaaaaagagaatgGATTAAAATTCAACTAGGGACTTTCATGATTCCACCAGAGATGGAAAGTATCAAAAATTTGGAATTCTATGTGCATGAAAGAAAAGGTAGAAAACTTAAGATGGGACTGGTCATTAAAGGTGTTGAAATTTCTGTCTAA